One part of the Pseudopipra pipra isolate bDixPip1 chromosome 3, bDixPip1.hap1, whole genome shotgun sequence genome encodes these proteins:
- the SMLR1 gene encoding small leucine-rich protein 1, producing MSMSYILSVFLRELPGYVLFAGIFMPVTLLLLLLIAYFRIKLREVDEELAMAQDPRNALLNHRGQWKKPRRSGQKDNKYKNSRTFKGVSRLRKQA from the exons ATGAGCATGAGTTACATATTGTCGGTGTTTCTGAGGGAGCTGCCTGGCTACGTTCTCTTTGCTGGGATCTTTATGCCTGTGACTTTactcctgctgctgctaatTGCCTACTTCAGGATCAAATTAAGGGAAG ttgatGAGGAACTGGCCATGGCACAAGACCCCAGAAATGCCCTCCTGAATCACCGTGGACAGTGGAAGAAACCCAGGAGATCTGGACAAAAAGACAACAAATACAAGAACTCAAGGACATTTAAGGGAGTCTCACGTCTCAGGAAGCAAGCTTAA